The following DNA comes from Solanum stenotomum isolate F172 chromosome 11, ASM1918654v1, whole genome shotgun sequence.
GGAAGTTTACTTATTTCCTAATACTTCTGATCATTATCCGTGATtatcttttctaaaatttagATTCTCTATGGagcataaaaataaagatacgTGTTTGATGATAAGCACGACATAATTTATATTCTCAAAAGAGTATTAAACGTCATTAATATCAAAGATATACATCATTCTAATGATCacatatatttatgtataaacaGTTCAAAGCATAAACTTAATGTTTACGGTCAGCGACAAAACTGCGAAACTATCTTTATTCACTTACACTTTGCTGTCAGACCACATTCTAGCAATAGTCTATTCAATAGAGAATTGCAGCAGAACTTTCCTGGTACAAACTGAGCTAGAGCGGTAATAGCTTACATATAATGTTACCAGAATCctgacaaagaaaaaaatttgctAAGTTGATATCCAATAATCATTAATAGAAACCTGAATAGTGCTGATGCTTTTAGGTATTAAATTTTCTGGGAGGcaaacttttatatatttttgatagatAGGAAACAAACCTTGTGTATTGTACACCTTTGAATTCTATTAAAGCTTTGAATTCAATAGTGAACATGTGCATAACTCTAAACTCACTTAAAACGGAAAGTGCAAGATATTGgggagaaaattattttaattcctATGTATACTTAGATTTCGTTTTACAGTGTTCCCACATGAATATAAAGATTTTATCACCTTTGTTTGTTTTGGTtatctaaaattaaatttatctcGAACTAAAGATGATTTTTCGGCTTCATAGTGGTAATAGACACTCCATACTGCTCAACAAGATCTTAAAAAAGGGAAAGCAAAGGGaagtaaacaaaaatagaaagcCTTCGGAGGacaaagaaaaacttacatTTGTGAGAAATCAttcccttgccagcgaaagcaaggggtttgccttctgggtcgagcttgtcgcaccaggcttgcctagtgcgggttacctctcctatgtggtttgcgagctattgcataggagcgggggttttaccctgtgcgcacccaaagggtaacGACTGTgagtttcccttgtcataaaaaataataatttcattttaatgttcaaaaataaaaaaataaaaaaatagtcaacTAAGATAACGAGTGAGATTTGTCTTGCTGTTAGTTGTAGAATAAAGTTGTTTACACCTGTAATGAATTGCTATAAAAATCTTGCTGACGTATATTAAACAACCAACAGCAGAGCAAATTATCTCAATTCCTACCTATACCATATTTCTTTTACAATGTCTCGATGCAAATATAAAGATTTCATCCCgatttaaatatatttcctTGACTTCACAGAAGCAATAGATGCTACACactgataaaaaatatttaacaaagaaaaagaatcaacCAAAAATCAAAAGATACTAAGGAAATAGAATAACTTACATTTATGGTggaaataaaaacaattttttgtcAGTAGCCGTGGTTTGAGCAATAGACGTTCCACACTGCTCAACAagattttaaaaaggaaaagaattaacaaaaaGCAAAGGAaagtaaacaaaaacaaaaagctTCTGAGGGAAAAGAATAACTTACATTTGTTAGAGCACCATTAGTTTTAAGTATTACAGGTGTTCCCAATCGATATTTATGAAGGGAATTTGAGCAATACTTGGCCAGTATTTCCCCTTGTCAAATTCTAGTAGTGGTTTGAGCAATGGGCAGTCGTTAATATATAGATTACAGAGGGAAGAGGGCATCCCTTTTACTGGAAGGGATTGGAGATTATGGCAATACTCGATGGTCAgctgagagagggaggagggcaGTGCTGATTCGGAGAGTGATTGGAGATTATAGCAATGGGCGATATCCAGgtgagagagggaggagggcaGTGCTGATGCGGAAAGTGATTGGAGATTATTGCAATTGTAGATGGTCAGCTTAGAGAGGGAGGAGGGCAGTGTTGATTCGGAGAGTGATTGGAGATTATGGCAAAACCCGATGTCTAGACATTGAAGTGAAGTGAGGTGGCAAAGATGTAGTGAATGGAGCTCATCATGGTTCCGTAAGTGTAGCTGAGAAAGAGAGGAGGGAAGCCCACCTAGTTCCAGCAGTGACTGAATATAAAGTAAATTACCGTAAATATATAGATATTGAAGAGAGGTGAGGCTTTTGAGAACTTGGCTGCTTATTGTTTTCACATTCCATATTTCAAGTCTTTGAATAGAGGAAGGCAACTCCCAATGTTGGATCTCTTCATCACTGCCATCATGTGTGATAACTAACTCAGTGAGACAGGGGAGTCTCTGTAAACGCCACTCCTTTCTGCCGTTCACTAGTTTCTTGCAATCATAGATATGAAGGACTTGTAAATTGAAGAGCTCTATTTCTGGCAGACACTTCAGCTTCTCACAAGATGAAATATCCAAAGACGTTATCGCAGACTCATGGGTTCCAACTGCCACCGAAAGTTTTTCAAGATTCTCACTTCCCCGAATACGGAGTGTTTCAGTGGCAGTAGGAATCAAAAACCTAGTAAGGTTGTGGCAATTATATACAAACAAAGCGCGTGCTGTTGGGAGCAACTCAGGTGATATATCATCTATACAATCACATCCATCCAGTGTCAATACCTTGAGAAACATGTTACAATAACCAACTGGCTCCTCCAATTTCAATTTCTGACAACCAGCTATGGTTATTCTCTTCAAGGAACTGGGCAGTATGCTAAAAGGTAAGGAGGTAAGAGAGTTACAACGAAGAATAGATAATTTAACAATCTGCTTCATTCCCTCAAATTGGGATCTAAACAGTTGAGCTTCATCAAAAAGAGGTGTCTCTGAAATTCTCAATTCTGTCAGAGAACAAAGATTTTCAGGCAACTTCCCCATCAACTTCGGACAATTTTTAATTGAAAGGTACTCAAGTGTAAGGAACTCGCCACTTCCTAGTACGTGCCATTGCTTCCACTCCGGCATATCTTCAAATTCAAGCTTCTCAAGAGAGTTAAAAGGCCTTTTGGAGGATGAACTGCCATAGAAGTCTTGCGTCACCTCTGTTATTCGATGCATCTCACTAATGGAAAGGAATTTCAAACAAGGGAGTTGTCCTAGTGCTGGCAAGGAATCACAGTTCTTGCAGTTGCTAAGAGACAATTTAACCAGCTTAAGAAACAAAGGATCAGCTAgccaatttgaaaattttgtccCTCTGTATCCggtgattttgagttgtttaATATTTGTGTGTGGGTGTAGCTCATCAAGTATCTCTCTTTCAGTTTGAGAATCGTCGGCAGTACTTTCTCTCCACTTCAATGATAACTTGTTAACATGATTCTTCTCCCTCATCTTTGCCTTCACAGCTTCCCTTCTATCAACCACATTTTGCAACTCTACAACTGATAGAGATCCGTACAAGTTATGTACTTCACCCAAATCTTCCATTCTCAAACCACCGCTACCACCTACAAGAAACTTGGCTCCCACTAGCATTTGGAGACTTTTCAACTTGGTCAGATGTAGCGGCATCTTCAAGCAAGTGTTGCTTATGTCAAAATGACGCAAGTTGATCAACTTCTCCATCTGCAGCGGTAGCTCCTCAAGAAATTGACAAGATGACAGGAGAAGTGTTTCCAAGTGATACAAGACACAAATGGAATCTGGTAACTTTTTAATATGTGTCTCAGAAAGGTCCAAAAATCTGAGgagctttaatttgataaacaaGTCATTTGGCAACTCCACAATTTGGTAATGAGACAATGATAATGCCCTTAAGGATGTCAGTCTTGGCAGTATGTTATGCGACACCCTCTTGCTTAGCCTAAATGAGGAACTGATATTGCTTGGAATCAATGTCCTCAGTTGCTCTGATTTGGAGAGTCgtttcaatttctcaaagtcACCTTCTTCTCCCATAGAATAGGACATGTGCCGACTTTGTTCCAACATATCATCAGATCCTTCGTTCTCTTCCAACCTAATACAAAGTTTTGAAGATACAGTTTGGGCCAATTCATTGACAAGGTCATGCATTAAGAATTCCTCCGGTTTCCATTCAGACTCTGGGACCTTTTCGAACAGTGATCTTGATCTCAACTCGACAAAGTATTGGTTACCTGAATGAAACTGTTGTACCAGACCATTAGCAATCCACAAGTGAATAACTTGGTCTTTGCGGAATTGATAATCTTTGGGATATATTGCACAAAAAGCAAAACATTGCTTCAAATCTGGAGGAAGATCATTGTAGCTCAACATCAACGCTGGTAATATGCCCTTCAAACAACTTGGCTGCTCCCATATTTTACTCCTTAATATGTTTCTCCAATCCTCCACCTCTGATTTGCCACGTAAAGTACCAGCAAGTGCCTTTAGAGCTAAAGGCAACCCTTTGCACTTGTCTGCAATTTCTTTCCCAACCTCTTCAAGTTCTGGATGATCCCTATTTTCTAGTGAATGTCGTTTGAATAAAGCCCAAGAGTCTTCACTAGACAGAGTCCCTATGGTGATTGCACAACGATCAGCACACATCATCTGAGCAACACTCTCCTTACGTGTAGTTACAATGATCTTACTTCCCATATCTCCTTGTACAAAAACATTTCTCAGGTTATCCCACTCATTATAGTCATCATTCCACACATCATCAAGGACAACAAGAAACTTCTTTCCCTTCAGGCTTTCCTTCAATTTGACCTGTAGCTGATTCAGATTGCCATCATCCTTCGAGTCAAATGAGCCAAGTCCTTGAAGTAACCCTTTTGTTATTCTGAAAGCATCATATGCCTCTGAAACACAACACCAAGCTTTCAAACCAAAATGGTTCTTCACCTTCTCATCATTGTAAACCACTTTAGCAAGTGTTGTCTTACCCGCGCCGCCCATTCCAACAATAGGAACTACAGTCAGGTTTCCTCCACTAGCATCTTCAGACAATAAACGGTCAATCAAATCCTTTATTTCCTTATGCCTACCAAagatatcacattcatcaacCAAAGAAGTTGAAGGTGTTCTAGTTACTTGTTTAGTCGAAACAAAATGCTCCTTTAAGCCAAGGCGACTGATTTGGTTTTCCAACACCTCCAATTTTTTAATAGTGTCTTCCAACTTAAGAAAGAAATCATCACTCAAGCAAAGGTTGAGGTCACTTACTTGCTGGTTGCTTGTTTCTGCAAGATTTTGATGCTGACCTTCCACCTTAAGCCTCAAAACTTCATAATTGGCTTGTTCTATCAAGTTTTCAGCAGAGTCCACAGCACTCTGAAGCTTATTTAACCACTTGCTCACGAGTCGATTTGATGCTTGCTTATTCTCTGCATCACTTAGCACAAGTTGAAGACCACTCAAATTCTCCTCCAGCTTCTCTAAGAGCTGAACACCATCCGTATGCTTCTGAAACACCTTGAGCAGATCACCATTAGGAGCAAGCCTATCAAAGAGAACATTCAAAGCTGAAGAGAGAAATGGACCAGCAACTGCTAAGCCAATCTCCATTTCTGAAATCTGAAAAGCAAAACAAGGAAACAGAAAATGATTTAGAGAAGATAAATGTGTTTATGTTCAATTACTAAAGGAACTTTACTTCACCTGTTGAATGCTAAAGAGTAATTTGCAAACAAGAATGATCACTGATTTCTCTCTCTTTTGCTAATGGTCTTACTTGTAATTCACTTTTCACCCACCAACAAGAGTCAGTAATTGAggctattttttattttggttggGGTTGGAGGTGGAGgcaaaaaagaatcaaaactcCTTTTATCTCCTTTTCACCTAACAAGAATTGATGGGTTAGATTGTTTTTGGGGATTAAAAATTCATGTGGATCAATAAATTAATGCCAATTGTTTAATTATCTGACCACTAATGTCATGTCATAATTCTGTTAAAAGAAGGCAAATTTAAAacttacaaaaaataaagtttaaggACAATTTTGATTCAATAGGTGGAAAGATACTTTTTTAAACCATTCATTTTCCcccaaaataaaagaagtaatatatttattttaaaaaggacAAACCCATTAAGTAATATTAGGGGTATTTTTTAgactaaattattaattaatgaaattctttgttcaatttcacatacttaaagggtattttttaattttttttccgttCCTATTTTAAAAAGGGAACAAAAAGATTAAGAACCTATAGTTTGGCTGGGACCACATACCACCAAATTCACATATATTTCTATTGGAAATGAAACTTTCACCAACTGTCCTAAAAATCTATCGTTGCCGAATtcaattaagaattttttaaaattaaaactcGCTAATAGTTGGGACCAGGTAAGTCATTGTTCGAATGCTTTTAGGTAGATGTGTCAAATGGGCTGTTAAATTGAATAAGAGCAAGTAAAATTGGAATGAGTTAATAAACATATACAATCATCCGAATTCACAAACCCAATTCAACTCAGTTTAAACAACTAAAGTTCTTCATGAATAGATTATAAGAGTTCAATATTGTTAATAGACAACACAATttactataataaatattattctatttttcaatttacgtgacacaattgatttttgaaaagtcaAACCTTTTGCTTTTGATTTTGATTGTATATTCGgtcatgaaa
Coding sequences within:
- the LOC125845402 gene encoding putative disease resistance protein RGA1, giving the protein MEIGLAVAGPFLSSALNVLFDRLAPNGDLLKVFQKHTDGVQLLEKLEENLSGLQLVLSDAENKQASNRLVSKWLNKLQSAVDSAENLIEQANYEVLRLKVEGQHQNLAETSNQQVSDLNLCLSDDFFLKLEDTIKKLEVLENQISRLGLKEHFVSTKQVTRTPSTSLVDECDIFGRHKEIKDLIDRLLSEDASGGNLTVVPIVGMGGAGKTTLAKVVYNDEKVKNHFGLKAWCCVSEAYDAFRITKGLLQGLGSFDSKDDGNLNQLQVKLKESLKGKKFLVVLDDVWNDDYNEWDNLRNVFVQGDMGSKIIVTTRKESVAQMMCADRCAITIGTLSSEDSWALFKRHSLENRDHPELEEVGKEIADKCKGLPLALKALAGTLRGKSEVEDWRNILRSKIWEQPSCLKGILPALMLSYNDLPPDLKQCFAFCAIYPKDYQFRKDQVIHLWIANGLVQQFHSGNQYFVELRSRSLFEKVPESEWKPEEFLMHDLVNELAQTVSSKLCIRLEENEGSDDMLEQSRHMSYSMGEEGDFEKLKRLSKSEQLRTLIPSNISSSFRLSKRVSHNILPRLTSLRALSLSHYQIVELPNDLFIKLKLLRFLDLSETHIKKLPDSICVLYHLETLLLSSCQFLEELPLQMEKLINLRHFDISNTCLKMPLHLTKLKSLQMLVGAKFLVGGSGGLRMEDLGEVHNLYGSLSVVELQNVVDRREAVKAKMREKNHVNKLSLKWRESTADDSQTEREILDELHPHTNIKQLKITGYRGTKFSNWLADPLFLKLVKLSLSNCKNCDSLPALGQLPCLKFLSISEMHRITEVTQDFYGSSSSKRPFNSLEKLEFEDMPEWKQWHVLGSGEFLTLEYLSIKNCPKLMGKLPENLCSLTELRISETPLFDEAQLFRSQFEGMKQIVKLSILRCNSLTSLPFSILPSSLKRITIAGCQKLKLEEPVGYCNMFLKVLTLDGCDCIDDISPELLPTARALFVYNCHNLTRFLIPTATETLRIRGSENLEKLSVAVGTHESAITSLDISSCEKLKCLPEIELFNLQVLHIYDCKKLVNGRKEWRLQRLPCLTELVITHDGSDEEIQHWELPSSIQRLEIWNVKTISSQVLKSLTSLQYLYIYGNLLYIQSLLELGGLPSSLSQLHLRNHDELHSLHLCHLTSLQCLDIGFCHNLQSLSESTLPSSLSKLTIYNCNNLQSLSASALPSSLSHLDIAHCYNLQSLSESALPSSLSQLTIEYCHNLQSLPVKGMPSSLCNLYINDCPLLKPLLEFDKGKYWPSIAQIPFINIDWEHL